From a region of the Halorussus pelagicus genome:
- a CDS encoding DUF262 domain-containing protein: protein MMETLEDFISKLNDRAFLPGLQREFVWDEEQIALLFDSFIRGYPVGQVTLWDVDSAEDNFTTYEFIRKYIDGDGRVPQRIRDRDARRYNERVAVEEIICDYLVIDGQQRLNSSYVGLCGSLFTYSGGSAGSRADERFWSEKVLCINLFGSPEYGDADGLGLPGDYEFEFRTTDTLDPESEIGYEKTSTSDGDIHRLWFPVREFVTEGGAERETSTVDREIEQQIEALELSATGSQRRALHRVAQRVVTKFRQNVLGYELPSTTVKYSSQEVHTIFSRINLAGESPQPYQYIQSLLATYCPYTEEDSFHPREKLKSHIEILSDRHPTFETEITRQFLIRCLVYLIDEDLLQTTVEAFSKEEEVKTMRNKWIAPDEMGTMHGRFETAIDKGFQTVSNVGLTPKSMPSILLVALLAKFYYENRDAKVNEANERAAFRFVAKSQLLNALTGSQARYMSQSLSDLRPEDGFETFPGDQLLDDLDLHLTAEHVDKAVENARYDNGASDGDTFTHKGVAAILALLDEGHADLDIERLSVDHIYPQASADDIATVSSGSDGVKIHRIGNLQLLDAAENRRKGDILPEEWLSGLGEAEVDHYRTVNRYPEGITPTLENYQEFVERREAAMKEALKEKYAVSAVEP from the coding sequence ATGATGGAGACGCTTGAAGACTTTATCTCAAAGCTTAACGACCGGGCGTTTCTGCCGGGTCTGCAACGGGAGTTCGTCTGGGATGAAGAACAAATTGCATTGCTCTTTGACTCATTTATTCGCGGGTACCCTGTCGGTCAGGTAACGCTGTGGGATGTCGATAGTGCCGAAGACAACTTCACCACCTACGAATTTATTCGCAAGTATATCGACGGTGATGGACGGGTCCCTCAGCGAATTCGTGACCGAGATGCCCGGCGCTATAACGAGCGCGTTGCGGTTGAGGAGATCATTTGCGACTATCTCGTCATTGATGGGCAACAGCGGCTCAATTCGTCATACGTTGGCCTCTGTGGTTCACTGTTCACGTACTCGGGTGGAAGTGCCGGCAGCCGAGCAGACGAACGATTCTGGAGTGAGAAAGTCCTCTGTATCAATCTATTCGGTAGCCCCGAGTACGGCGACGCCGATGGGCTGGGGCTACCTGGTGATTACGAATTCGAGTTCCGGACGACAGATACTTTGGATCCTGAAAGCGAAATTGGCTACGAAAAGACGTCAACGAGTGATGGTGACATCCATCGTCTGTGGTTTCCTGTTCGCGAATTCGTTACAGAGGGTGGCGCAGAACGAGAGACAAGTACGGTTGACCGTGAGATAGAACAACAGATTGAGGCCCTCGAATTGAGTGCGACGGGATCACAGAGACGGGCGCTACACCGTGTGGCGCAACGAGTCGTCACAAAATTCCGCCAAAATGTGCTAGGATACGAACTCCCGAGTACGACAGTCAAGTATTCTTCCCAAGAGGTTCACACCATTTTTTCGCGTATTAACCTTGCCGGAGAGAGCCCTCAACCGTACCAGTATATCCAGTCGTTGTTAGCCACCTACTGTCCATATACGGAAGAAGATTCATTCCACCCACGCGAGAAGTTAAAATCGCATATCGAAATACTGTCAGACCGTCATCCAACTTTCGAGACGGAGATTACGAGACAGTTCCTCATCCGCTGCTTGGTTTATCTGATTGATGAAGATCTCCTTCAAACTACGGTTGAAGCATTCTCGAAAGAGGAGGAGGTAAAGACCATGCGCAACAAGTGGATAGCTCCCGACGAAATGGGCACTATGCACGGCCGCTTCGAAACGGCCATTGACAAAGGCTTCCAAACAGTCAGTAACGTCGGACTGACGCCGAAGTCGATGCCAAGTATACTTCTTGTCGCCCTCTTAGCGAAATTCTACTATGAAAATCGGGACGCCAAGGTGAACGAAGCGAACGAACGAGCGGCGTTCCGCTTTGTTGCTAAGTCCCAGTTGCTCAATGCGTTAACTGGCTCACAAGCCCGATACATGTCCCAATCACTATCTGATCTTCGGCCAGAAGACGGCTTCGAGACGTTTCCCGGCGACCAGCTACTCGATGACTTAGACCTACACCTCACTGCGGAACACGTAGACAAGGCCGTCGAGAACGCACGCTACGACAATGGGGCGAGCGATGGTGATACGTTCACCCACAAAGGTGTCGCGGCAATCCTCGCATTGCTTGATGAAGGTCACGCTGACCTTGATATCGAACGGCTCAGCGTGGACCATATCTATCCGCAAGCATCTGCTGACGATATCGCAACCGTGAGTTCCGGTAGTGACGGAGTCAAGATCCACCGCATTGGTAACCTTCAACTCCTCGACGCTGCGGAGAACCGTCGGAAGGGCGACATACTCCCCGAAGAATGGCTTAGCGGGCTTGGTGAGGCCGAAGTGGATCATTATCGCACCGTAAATCGCTACCCCGAGGGTATCACCCCGACGCTAGAGAACTACCAAGAATTCGTCGAACGACGAGAAGCTGCCATGAAAGAGGCACTCAAGGAGAAATACGCCGTGTCGGCGGTCGAACCGTAG